The DNA segment tttcccacattcatatagttatatgtctagattcatttaacaattatatgaatgtgggaaatgctagaatgacttacattgtgaaacggagggagtagtagagtTACCTACCTTACATGCAGATTAAAAGTAGAAAGAACATGGTCaggttgtaaaaaaaaaaggttccaaCCTGAAGGAATGCTTTGccaccaaagagagaaaaagaatatAGGGAGATagagaacatgtatataaatatatatcctGCACCTTTCACTACGAACCTGCCAAAAACTGTCAAATGTTTGTGTTGCCTGATTGAGACTGTCCCTCAAGCAATAGAAATCATGTTCTAATGGAATAAACTAGAATACCTCAATAAAATGCTCAACTTGCAAGGCAGCCTTGCTGCTTTTTACTCATCATGTTTGTTTAGCCTAACTTGCCTtttagaaaggaaaaaaaataaaagatctaccttaaaataaaggaaaaggaaaataaaactaGTTGATGAACAGAAGGCAATGTAAACTGCAAATGATATTCTAGAGATGAAAAGCTCAGTACATGTCACACTTGTTCTGCTTGACCCCCTGAACCataagaccaaaaaaaaaaaaaaagatgtcaaGTCAATTGTCAACTGATCACAACTCAAGCATGAGTAACCTGAGTCTCCAGCACCAGACTGCAAAATCCTAACAGAGTGCTGAACCTCCCCCTCCTAATTCCAACCCGAACCCCCCGAAAAATAACCAGAACCGCGCCTAAACGAACCGCCGTTTCACTACTTAAACCCCTTCCCCCATTTTCTTCACTAAACCACCAAAAACCATCCTCCAAAACCACAGATCAACATCACCAAACCACaaatcaagaaagaaaaaaaaaacagcagcagcaatggaGAACAAGAAGAGATCACCACCATTGCCACCACTGTCATCAGTAGCAGCAGTAGTACTACTGGTACTCCTGCTACTGTTCACTTTCATGGCAACGGAGGCCAACGCCCAGGTGTTCTGCAGGTCGCAGTTCAACCTGGCAAACGAGGCCTGCAGCCTCCGGACCTTCTCCGGCCCCAACCCGGCGGTGCCGCTGCGCCAGCTCAAcgagtcggcggtggcggtaaTGGCGGAGCACCGCGAGCGCGAGCacggccatggcggtggcggtggcggcggtgggcggctgC comes from the Oryza glaberrima chromosome 9, OglaRS2, whole genome shotgun sequence genome and includes:
- the LOC127785477 gene encoding uncharacterized protein LOC127785477 — its product is MENKKRSPPLPPLSSVAAVVLLVLLLLFTFMATEANAQVFCRSQFNLANEACSLRTFSGPNPAVPLRQLNESAVAVMAEHREREHGHGGGGGGGGRLRSHRADPYDTACCRRLMGIDNACICQAMSYLPVFMSRVKHAIKLTPVPGCDVSFECAAAY